A DNA window from Kineococcus endophyticus contains the following coding sequences:
- a CDS encoding response regulator transcription factor: MTGGGLRVLVVDDDFRVASLHAGYVDAVAGFEVAGTAGSVAQARTLLARQQAAGTPVDLALLDVYLPDGSGLDLLGSCDAFVLSAAGEPGSFRRAVRCGALGYLVKPFGEAVLHTRLRAYARYRRVLATAEEHGQPLDQDVADAAFRALHADAAATRGGSAATSATRDLVLRALAEAAEPLSAADVAAATGISRATAQRHLAALDGEGKLALRLRYGATGRPEQRYAPLT, translated from the coding sequence GTGACGGGCGGCGGTCTGCGCGTCCTCGTGGTCGACGACGACTTCCGCGTCGCGTCGCTGCACGCCGGGTACGTGGACGCCGTCGCCGGGTTCGAGGTGGCCGGGACCGCCGGGTCGGTCGCGCAGGCCCGGACGCTGCTCGCCCGCCAGCAGGCGGCCGGCACCCCCGTCGACCTCGCGCTGCTGGACGTCTACCTCCCGGACGGGTCCGGGCTCGACCTCCTCGGGTCCTGCGACGCCTTCGTGCTCAGCGCGGCCGGTGAACCGGGCTCGTTCCGTCGTGCGGTGCGCTGCGGGGCGCTGGGCTACCTCGTCAAACCGTTCGGCGAGGCCGTCCTGCACACCCGGCTGCGCGCCTACGCCCGCTACCGCAGGGTGCTCGCCACGGCCGAGGAGCACGGTCAGCCCCTCGACCAGGACGTCGCCGACGCCGCCTTCCGCGCCCTGCACGCCGACGCCGCGGCCACCCGCGGGGGGAGCGCCGCGACGAGCGCCACCCGCGACCTCGTCCTGCGGGCCCTCGCCGAGGCCGCCGAGCCGCTGTCGGCCGCCGACGTCGCGGCCGCCACCGGGATCTCGCGGGCCACCGCCCAGCGCCACCTCGCCGCGCTCGACGGGGAGGGCAAGCTCGCCCTTCGCCTGCGCTACGGGGCCACGGGACGGCCCGAGCAGCGCTACGCGCCGCTGACCTGA
- a CDS encoding putative bifunctional diguanylate cyclase/phosphodiesterase has translation MSRWPWSARHSAGDDVRTRVVPWAIVSPLVVVGVVALVEVLAAGGPSLRVLLAALAGGLVAALLLLVLALQSAVRLDGEGRHQQEALDAALRQALHDPLTDLGNRQLFTDRLQHALARRSSGACAVLYLDLDGFKGVNDTHGHAVGDIVLVEVANRLRAAVRPEDTVARFGGDEFAVLCEDLADELNASRIAERVVNSIADRPIEFGGGRRLVITPSVGIALARDEADASKLLRRADAALYRAKEGGKARSELFDERMQAQAVDTLQTEDDLALAVAEGQLRLHYQPIVDLRDGHVQGVEALLRWQHPRRGLLQPAEFVPLAERSGLIVDIGKWVIDEAWKTLEHWYSTIEDCRLTIAVNVSRRQLANAELLDAVASSQPTGPAGNALLVEVSEELLVADANAGFSTLHALRMMGVRVAVDDFGAGVSSLAHLQTMPIDHVKVDRHFVAGLGRHRQDEAVVAGIIGMAKNMGVGVVAEGVESSDQLEALKRLGCDSAQGFLLGRPSPDVRDVVDLPALEARQGAAPAVQEAVR, from the coding sequence ATGAGCCGCTGGCCCTGGTCGGCGCGGCACTCGGCGGGCGACGACGTCCGCACCCGGGTCGTGCCCTGGGCGATCGTCTCGCCCCTCGTGGTGGTGGGCGTGGTCGCCCTCGTCGAGGTGCTCGCCGCCGGAGGGCCCTCGCTGCGGGTGCTGCTGGCCGCGCTGGCCGGTGGCCTGGTCGCCGCTCTCCTGCTCCTCGTCCTGGCCCTGCAGTCGGCCGTGCGCCTCGACGGCGAGGGCCGTCACCAGCAGGAGGCGCTCGACGCCGCCCTGCGGCAGGCGCTGCACGACCCGCTGACCGACCTCGGCAACCGCCAGCTGTTCACCGACCGCCTCCAGCACGCCCTGGCCCGCCGCAGCTCCGGCGCCTGCGCCGTCCTGTACCTCGACCTCGACGGGTTCAAGGGCGTGAACGACACCCACGGGCACGCCGTGGGCGACATCGTCCTCGTCGAGGTCGCGAACCGGCTGCGCGCCGCCGTGCGCCCCGAGGACACCGTGGCCCGGTTCGGCGGCGACGAGTTCGCCGTCCTGTGCGAGGACCTGGCCGACGAGCTGAACGCCTCGCGCATCGCCGAGCGCGTCGTGAACTCCATCGCCGACCGGCCCATCGAGTTCGGTGGTGGCCGTCGCCTGGTCATCACTCCCAGCGTGGGCATCGCGCTGGCCCGCGACGAGGCGGACGCCTCGAAGCTCCTGCGCCGGGCCGACGCCGCGCTGTACCGGGCGAAGGAGGGCGGCAAGGCCCGTTCGGAACTCTTCGACGAGCGCATGCAGGCCCAGGCCGTCGACACGCTGCAGACCGAGGACGACCTCGCCCTCGCCGTGGCCGAGGGGCAGTTGCGCCTGCACTACCAGCCGATCGTCGACCTGCGCGACGGGCACGTGCAGGGCGTCGAGGCGCTGCTGCGCTGGCAGCACCCCCGCCGGGGGTTGCTGCAGCCGGCCGAGTTCGTGCCGCTGGCCGAGCGCAGCGGCCTCATCGTCGACATCGGCAAGTGGGTCATCGACGAGGCGTGGAAGACGTTGGAGCACTGGTACTCCACCATCGAGGACTGCCGCCTGACCATCGCCGTGAACGTCTCGCGGCGCCAGCTTGCCAACGCCGAACTGCTCGACGCCGTCGCGTCCTCGCAGCCGACCGGTCCGGCCGGGAACGCGCTGCTGGTCGAGGTGAGCGAGGAACTCCTCGTCGCCGACGCGAACGCGGGGTTCTCGACGTTGCACGCGCTGCGGATGATGGGCGTCCGCGTCGCGGTCGACGACTTCGGGGCGGGGGTCTCCTCGCTCGCCCACCTGCAGACGATGCCCATCGACCACGTCAAGGTGGACCGGCACTTCGTCGCCGGGCTCGGCCGGCACCGCCAGGACGAGGCGGTCGTCGCCGGGATCATCGGCATGGCGAAGAACATGGGCGTGGGCGTCGTGGCGGAGGGCGTGGAGTCCTCCGACCAGCTCGAGGCGCTGAAGCGGCTCGGCTGCGACTCGGCCCAGGGTTTCCTCCTCGGCCGGCCGAGTCCGGACGTGCGCGACGTCGTGGACCTGCCGGCCCTGGAGGCACGGCAGGGCGCTGCTCCCGCTGTGCAGGAGGCGGTGCGGTAG
- a CDS encoding TrmH family RNA methyltransferase → MPRIDLEDLDDPRYTGFLRDFTALRDVQLRTRREPAEGLFLAESVEVIRRALENGYAPRSFLVSPHRYAELAGDLPDDAPVFVAPPRTVEALTGVDLHRGALGSFARPAPRSVADLLAALPPGPARLVVLEDIADATNVGAIVRSVAAFGVDGFVVSPRCADPLYRRSVRVSMGTVLHLPWARAVSWPGDLDLLREAGFTVAALALSDDSVALGEFAAPERLAFLLGTEGDGLSRRAVAAADVVVRIPMDPRVDSLNVAAASAVALWETRRA, encoded by the coding sequence GTGCCGCGGATCGACCTCGAGGACCTCGACGACCCCCGGTACACGGGTTTCCTGCGCGACTTCACCGCGCTGCGCGACGTGCAGCTGCGGACGCGCCGGGAGCCGGCCGAGGGGTTGTTCCTGGCCGAGAGCGTCGAGGTGATCCGCCGGGCGTTGGAGAACGGGTACGCGCCGCGGTCGTTCCTCGTCTCCCCGCACCGGTACGCCGAGCTCGCCGGGGACCTGCCCGACGACGCCCCGGTCTTCGTGGCGCCGCCCCGGACCGTCGAGGCGTTGACCGGTGTCGACCTGCACCGCGGGGCGCTGGGGTCCTTCGCGCGTCCGGCGCCGCGCAGCGTGGCCGACCTGCTGGCGGCGCTGCCGCCCGGCCCGGCCCGGCTCGTCGTGCTCGAGGACATCGCCGACGCCACGAACGTCGGCGCCATCGTCCGGTCGGTCGCGGCGTTCGGGGTCGACGGGTTCGTCGTGAGCCCGCGGTGCGCCGACCCGCTGTACCGGCGCAGCGTGCGCGTCTCGATGGGGACCGTCCTGCACCTGCCGTGGGCGCGGGCGGTGTCCTGGCCGGGGGACCTCGACCTCCTGCGCGAGGCGGGGTTCACGGTCGCCGCGCTCGCCCTGTCGGACGACTCGGTGGCGCTGGGGGAGTTCGCGGCGCCCGAGCGGCTCGCGTTCCTGCTCGGCACGGAGGGGGACGGGCTGAGCCGGCGGGCGGTGGCCGCCGCCGACGTCGTCGTCCGCATCCCCATGGACCCGCGCGTCGACAGCCTCAACGTCGCCGCCGCGAGCGCGGTCGCGTTGTGGGAGACGCGGCGGGCGTAG
- a CDS encoding NAD(P)H-dependent glycerol-3-phosphate dehydrogenase — MRVAVLGAGAWGTTVAGVLAQSADVALWCRRGELAEEVAATRENSRYLPGVELPDRILATPDVAVALGGASLVVLAVPLQQLRSRLAAWRPEFPDVPVVNLAKGVETATGQFGTEVVQDVLRDRQVLALSGPNLAAEIARGQPAATVVAGSDAAVATAVATAFTTPQFHAHAVTDVVGVDVAGAFKNVVALAVGMVEGAGLGANARAAVLTLGLSEMAALGGRLGARPETFLGLAGAGDLVATSTSTLSRNHRVGLALGEGLPLADAVGRAGGTAEGVATAPALLRRDADLPFVRDVVAVLAGERSPVAAVSRLLSAT, encoded by the coding sequence GTGCGCGTCGCCGTCCTGGGAGCCGGAGCGTGGGGGACGACCGTCGCCGGTGTCCTCGCGCAAAGCGCCGACGTCGCGTTGTGGTGCCGGCGGGGCGAACTCGCCGAGGAGGTCGCGGCGACCCGCGAGAACTCCCGCTACCTGCCCGGCGTGGAACTGCCGGACCGGATCCTCGCGACCCCCGACGTCGCGGTGGCCCTGGGTGGGGCGTCGCTGGTCGTGCTGGCCGTACCGTTGCAGCAGTTGCGGTCCCGGCTCGCCGCCTGGCGACCGGAGTTCCCCGACGTTCCGGTCGTGAACCTCGCCAAGGGCGTCGAGACGGCGACGGGGCAGTTCGGGACGGAGGTCGTGCAGGACGTGCTGCGCGACCGGCAGGTGCTCGCGCTGTCGGGACCGAACCTCGCCGCCGAGATCGCACGCGGACAACCGGCGGCCACGGTCGTGGCGGGGTCGGACGCCGCGGTGGCGACGGCCGTCGCGACCGCCTTCACGACACCGCAGTTCCACGCGCACGCGGTCACCGACGTCGTCGGGGTCGACGTCGCGGGTGCGTTCAAGAACGTCGTGGCCCTCGCGGTCGGGATGGTCGAGGGCGCCGGGCTGGGGGCGAACGCGCGGGCGGCGGTGCTGACGCTGGGTCTCAGCGAGATGGCCGCCCTCGGCGGGCGGCTCGGGGCGCGGCCGGAGACGTTCCTGGGCCTGGCCGGGGCCGGGGACCTCGTCGCCACGAGCACGTCGACGCTCTCGCGCAACCACCGCGTCGGGCTGGCGCTGGGGGAGGGGTTGCCGCTCGCGGACGCGGTCGGCCGGGCCGGCGGGACCGCCGAGGGGGTCGCCACTGCCCCCGCCCTGCTCCGCCGCGACGCCGACCTGCCGTTCGTCCGCGACGTCGTGGCGGTGCTCGCGGGGGAGCGGTCACCCGTCGCCGCGGTGTCCCGCCTGCTGTCGGCGACCTGA
- a CDS encoding SRPBCC family protein, whose amino-acid sequence MRLTVRGPRPATAVWADYAQIARWPTWAPHMTSVDADADRIAEGVTGRVHGGPVRLRFTITAVDEDAMTWSWRVLGIRMAHAVRAVPGGCVTTFDGPAPYLPVAWCALRRLVSGRRQQAGHRGDG is encoded by the coding sequence ATGCGCCTGACGGTGCGGGGCCCGCGGCCGGCCACGGCGGTCTGGGCGGACTACGCGCAGATCGCCCGCTGGCCGACCTGGGCCCCGCACATGACGTCCGTGGACGCCGACGCGGACCGGATCGCCGAAGGCGTCACGGGTCGCGTCCACGGCGGACCGGTCCGACTCCGCTTCACGATCACCGCGGTCGACGAGGACGCCATGACGTGGTCGTGGCGCGTCCTCGGGATCCGGATGGCCCACGCCGTCCGTGCCGTCCCGGGCGGGTGCGTCACGACGTTCGACGGCCCGGCCCCGTACCTGCCGGTGGCCTGGTGCGCGCTGCGGCGCCTGGTCTCAGGTCGCCGACAGCAGGCGGGACACCGCGGCGACGGGTGA
- a CDS encoding YbaK/EbsC family protein — translation MSGPQRAAGSLTLLPAAEHPELLPEAVRAVLPEGAWVADIDPDLADTAALVEAAGVPLDGSANCVVVAGKREGEERIAACVVLASTRADVNGAVKRLLEVRKASFLSMDRAVEESGMEYGGITPVGLPAGWRVLVDQRVADTDWLLVGSGLRRSKLVVRGDDLAALPGAEVVDIAMDIAQG, via the coding sequence GTGAGTGGTCCGCAGCGCGCGGCCGGCTCACTGACCCTCCTGCCCGCGGCCGAGCACCCTGAGCTCCTCCCCGAGGCGGTCCGGGCGGTCCTGCCGGAGGGCGCGTGGGTCGCCGACATCGATCCGGACCTCGCCGACACCGCGGCCCTGGTCGAGGCGGCCGGCGTCCCGCTCGACGGGTCGGCGAACTGCGTCGTCGTCGCGGGCAAGCGGGAGGGTGAGGAACGCATCGCCGCGTGCGTCGTCCTGGCGAGCACCCGGGCCGACGTCAACGGCGCCGTCAAGCGGCTGCTGGAGGTGCGCAAGGCCTCGTTCCTGTCGATGGACCGCGCCGTGGAGGAGTCCGGCATGGAGTACGGCGGCATCACCCCGGTCGGACTCCCCGCCGGCTGGCGGGTCCTCGTCGACCAGCGGGTCGCCGACACCGACTGGCTGCTCGTCGGCTCCGGCCTGCGCCGCTCCAAGCTCGTCGTCCGGGGCGACGACCTCGCCGCCCTCCCGGGCGCGGAGGTCGTGGACATCGCCATGGACATCGCGCAGGGCTGA
- a CDS encoding YbhB/YbcL family Raf kinase inhibitor-like protein has translation MDLERPIAPDPYSLLPTVPSFALHSTDVTSGEQMDEKHAGGNVSPQLSWDGFPEGTKSFLVNCFDPDAPTPAGFWHWAVVDVPVGVTSLEQGATAPQGATVLRNDMGTQDFTGAAPPPGDREHRYVFAVHALDVESLGLPEGATPTVAAFTSLGHVLARATLSPVYSR, from the coding sequence ATGGACCTCGAACGACCCATCGCCCCGGACCCCTACTCCCTGCTCCCCACGGTGCCGAGCTTCGCGCTGCACTCCACCGACGTCACGTCGGGTGAGCAGATGGACGAGAAGCACGCCGGCGGCAACGTCTCGCCGCAGTTGAGCTGGGACGGGTTCCCCGAGGGCACGAAGAGCTTCCTCGTGAACTGCTTCGACCCCGACGCGCCGACGCCGGCCGGGTTCTGGCACTGGGCGGTCGTCGACGTCCCGGTGGGCGTCACGAGCCTGGAGCAGGGCGCCACGGCCCCGCAGGGCGCCACCGTCCTGCGCAACGACATGGGCACCCAGGACTTCACGGGGGCGGCGCCGCCGCCCGGAGACCGCGAGCACCGGTACGTCTTCGCCGTGCACGCCCTCGACGTCGAGTCGCTCGGCCTGCCCGAGGGTGCGACGCCGACCGTCGCCGCCTTCACGTCGTTGGGCCACGTGCTGGCGCGGGCGACGCTCAGCCCCGTCTACTCCCGGTGA
- a CDS encoding flagellar assembly protein FliW produces MSIASETTPKIEFISPLVGLEEHRSFELEPLDEDGLFFTMRSTSDPSLQLVVADPMPFYPDYEPMIDGDTARSLEIVDEKDGAVLAVVNMQGGAEKATMNLLAPIVLNPKAHRATQAVLYGKDQPLDAPLVRKD; encoded by the coding sequence GTGAGCATCGCTTCCGAAACAACTCCCAAGATCGAGTTCATCTCCCCCCTCGTGGGTCTCGAGGAGCACCGCAGCTTCGAGCTCGAACCCCTCGACGAGGACGGCCTGTTCTTCACCATGCGGTCCACGTCGGACCCCAGCCTCCAGCTGGTCGTCGCCGACCCCATGCCCTTCTACCCCGACTACGAGCCGATGATCGACGGGGACACCGCGCGTTCCCTGGAGATCGTCGACGAGAAGGACGGGGCCGTGCTGGCCGTCGTCAACATGCAGGGCGGGGCCGAGAAGGCCACCATGAACCTGCTCGCGCCGATCGTGCTGAACCCCAAGGCACACCGCGCGACGCAGGCCGTCCTGTACGGCAAGGACCAGCCGCTGGACGCCCCCCTGGTCCGCAAGGACTGA